A portion of the Desertifilum tharense IPPAS B-1220 genome contains these proteins:
- a CDS encoding geranylgeranyl reductase family protein, whose amino-acid sequence MLDCIIVGAGPAGSAAAYHLAKQGRSVLVVEKASLPRYKPCSGGVSPAIAQWFDFDFAPAISLHVTRLRYTWQLEDAVDAKLKDSQPMWVVRRDEFDRYLLQQAQQQGAQISPETTVTGIQFQGDHWQVSTNREPLTARYLIAADGANSAVSQWLGFKPVQPRPAGILEVQTEVSDPPVIHFDFGSIKNGFMWSFPKADGYSITAASFRGNAPKDLKSVLLDYAKSVGIDTSNSQYYEHGLAVWESDRPLHAQNALLVGEAACLVDPLSGEGIRPAILSGVKAAQAIDSALGGKASALEDYSAAIAEEWGADMAWAQKLAGAFYRFPGIGYKAAVKRPSATELMGKILCGQLRYGEVAGRALKRLSGGLLRG is encoded by the coding sequence ATGTTGGACTGCATTATTGTGGGAGCTGGCCCGGCGGGAAGTGCTGCCGCCTATCATCTTGCGAAACAAGGACGTTCGGTTCTGGTGGTCGAAAAAGCCTCTCTACCTCGGTATAAACCCTGTAGTGGAGGGGTCTCACCCGCGATCGCCCAATGGTTTGATTTTGATTTTGCGCCTGCAATTTCCCTGCACGTCACGCGGCTGCGCTATACCTGGCAGCTTGAAGACGCCGTAGACGCCAAGCTCAAAGACTCTCAACCCATGTGGGTTGTCCGGCGAGACGAATTCGATCGATACTTACTGCAACAAGCCCAACAGCAAGGGGCGCAAATTAGCCCAGAAACAACCGTTACGGGCATTCAGTTTCAAGGCGACCATTGGCAAGTTAGCACCAACCGCGAACCCCTAACCGCCCGCTATTTGATTGCAGCCGATGGCGCGAACAGTGCGGTGAGTCAGTGGTTAGGCTTTAAACCCGTTCAACCTCGCCCTGCCGGTATTTTAGAAGTGCAAACCGAGGTTAGCGATCCGCCCGTCATCCATTTTGACTTTGGCAGCATCAAGAACGGTTTTATGTGGAGCTTCCCGAAAGCCGATGGATATTCGATTACCGCCGCCAGCTTCCGGGGAAATGCACCCAAGGATTTAAAGTCAGTTTTACTCGACTATGCCAAAAGCGTTGGCATCGACACCAGCAACAGCCAGTATTACGAGCATGGTTTGGCCGTTTGGGAAAGCGATCGCCCCCTGCACGCCCAAAACGCTCTGCTGGTTGGTGAAGCAGCCTGTTTAGTCGATCCGCTCTCCGGTGAAGGGATTCGCCCTGCTATTCTCAGCGGCGTCAAAGCGGCCCAAGCCATTGATAGCGCTTTAGGGGGCAAAGCCAGCGCCCTAGAAGACTATTCGGCTGCGATCGCCGAAGAATGGGGAGCCGATATGGCCTGGGCGCAAAAACTCGCCGGAGCCTTCTACCGATTCCCCGGAATTGGCTATAAAGCAGCCGTCAAGCGTCCGTCTGCGACCGAACTGATGGGTAAAATTCTCTGCGGTCAACTCCGCTACGGTGAAGTTGCAGGTCGCGCCCTCAAACGCTTAAGTGGTGGCTTATTAAGGGGCTAA
- a CDS encoding family 2 glycosyl transferase, translating to MAIGGATMIWEVCIEYANGTQKVIRVYKERETALRYIDAIYSSQGYPMHLAYIVRPAIATRSMVPA from the coding sequence ATGGCGATTGGGGGAGCAACGATGATTTGGGAAGTTTGTATTGAATACGCGAATGGTACTCAAAAGGTTATACGCGTTTACAAGGAACGAGAAACTGCCCTGCGATATATTGATGCGATTTACTCTAGCCAAGGCTACCCAATGCACTTAGCTTATATTGTGCGACCGGCGATCGCGACCCGTTCAATGGTTCCTGCCTAG
- the frr gene encoding ribosome recycling factor encodes MKLSEAESLMQKAVEATQRAFNTIRTGRANPSLLDRVTVEYYGTPTPLKSLANVSTPDASTIAIQPYDRGSLNLIEKAISLSDIGLTPSNDGSVIRLNIPPLTSDRRKELVKIAAKYAEEGKVSVRNIRRDAVDSIRKQEKNSEVSEDESRDLQDQVQKMTDKYTSKVDELLSEKEKDIMTV; translated from the coding sequence GTGAAATTATCTGAAGCTGAAAGTTTGATGCAGAAAGCAGTTGAGGCAACGCAACGGGCTTTTAATACCATTCGCACAGGCCGCGCTAATCCTAGCCTCCTCGACCGGGTGACGGTAGAATATTACGGAACGCCTACACCCCTCAAGTCTTTGGCGAATGTTAGCACGCCGGATGCGAGTACCATTGCCATTCAACCCTACGATCGCGGTAGCTTAAATCTGATTGAAAAGGCGATTTCGCTTTCGGATATTGGGTTAACGCCGAGTAATGATGGCTCGGTGATTCGTTTGAATATTCCCCCCCTCACTAGCGATCGCCGTAAAGAGTTAGTGAAGATTGCGGCTAAGTATGCTGAAGAGGGGAAAGTGTCGGTTCGCAATATTCGTCGCGATGCGGTTGATTCAATTCGCAAACAAGAAAAAAATAGCGAAGTTTCTGAAGATGAGTCTCGCGATCTGCAAGATCAGGTGCAGAAGATGACCGATAAGTATACGAGTAAAGTCGATGAGTTACTCAGCGAGAAAGAAAAAGATATTATGACCGTTTAA
- the pyrH gene encoding UMP kinase, whose amino-acid sequence MGTAYRRILLKLSGEALMGDLSYGIDPAVVQDIAQEISEVVASGVQVAIVVGGGNIFRGVKGAAAGMDRATADYVGMIATVMNAMTLQDSLEQMGVPTRVQTAIAMQEVAEPYIRRRAMRHLEKGRVVIFGAGSGNPFFTTDTTAALRAAEISADVIFKATKVDGVYDADPHVNPNARRYQSLTYGHVLTHDLRVMDSTAIALCKDNNIPIIVFDLSVGGNIRRAVMGESIGTIVGGSCEII is encoded by the coding sequence ATGGGCACAGCGTATCGGCGAATTTTACTGAAACTAAGCGGTGAAGCACTGATGGGCGATCTATCCTATGGGATCGATCCGGCCGTCGTTCAGGACATTGCTCAGGAGATCTCAGAGGTTGTAGCGAGCGGCGTCCAAGTTGCCATTGTTGTTGGAGGTGGCAATATTTTTCGCGGTGTCAAAGGTGCCGCCGCCGGGATGGATCGGGCAACAGCCGATTATGTGGGGATGATCGCCACAGTTATGAATGCGATGACGCTGCAAGATTCCCTCGAACAAATGGGAGTGCCTACGCGCGTCCAAACGGCGATCGCCATGCAGGAAGTTGCAGAACCCTATATTCGCCGTCGAGCCATGCGACACCTAGAGAAGGGACGGGTGGTGATTTTTGGGGCGGGTTCGGGAAATCCTTTTTTTACAACCGATACAACCGCCGCCTTAAGAGCCGCAGAAATTAGCGCAGATGTGATCTTTAAAGCGACCAAAGTTGATGGCGTTTATGATGCAGATCCCCACGTTAATCCCAACGCTCGCCGCTACCAAAGTTTAACTTACGGTCACGTTCTGACCCACGATTTACGGGTGATGGATAGTACCGCGATCGCCTTATGTAAAGATAACAATATCCCCATTATTGTGTTTGACCTGTCGGTAGGAGGAAACATCCGCCGGGCCGTAATGGGAGAATCAATTGGAACGATTGTCGGAGGTTCTTGTGAAATTATCTGA
- a CDS encoding thioredoxin family protein codes for MSLIEKTGAPIGSYAPDFELPGVDDTVHHLARYLEQYQIVGVVFLANHCPDVERYVGRLKQLQAEFQSQGLTLIGINANDAMQNPQESFEQMKVFATQQSLNFPYLRDVTQDVAHCFGAESTPEVFLLNHQGAICYRGGIDDSPEDPSAATQVYLQAAIAQLLAGKPVNPEIAPTTGCPITWRTP; via the coding sequence ATGAGTTTAATCGAAAAGACGGGTGCGCCCATAGGTAGTTATGCTCCAGACTTTGAGTTACCTGGGGTTGACGATACCGTTCATCATCTCGCTCGCTATCTAGAGCAATATCAGATTGTTGGCGTGGTTTTTCTGGCGAATCACTGTCCTGATGTGGAACGATACGTCGGGCGACTTAAACAACTTCAAGCTGAATTTCAGTCTCAAGGTTTAACCTTAATTGGGATAAACGCCAATGATGCGATGCAAAACCCCCAGGAAAGCTTTGAGCAAATGAAAGTATTTGCAACTCAACAAAGCTTGAATTTTCCTTACCTGCGGGATGTCACCCAGGATGTTGCCCATTGCTTTGGGGCTGAAAGTACCCCAGAAGTTTTTTTACTGAATCACCAAGGGGCGATTTGCTACCGAGGCGGCATTGATGACAGTCCGGAAGATCCAAGCGCCGCAACTCAAGTTTACTTGCAAGCGGCGATCGCGCAATTGTTGGCAGGTAAACCTGTAAATCCCGAAATTGCCCCAACCACGGGTTGTCCCATTACCTGGCGAACGCCTTAA
- a CDS encoding calcium/sodium antiporter, which produces MDITTILFLVAGLALLVLGADLLVRGAARIAIMAGISPLVIGLTIVAYGTSSPELAVSIQSSFAGEADIAVGNVIGSNLFNILMVLGLSSLVAPLPVARQLIRFDVPFMIGVSILTFILGRDGIVSRLDGTILFIGGVGYTIYLIYKGLQDGNPESLDEFDLPSDAQSVPPFRTGIVNVGLILIGFVFLVLGAHWLTESAIAIARALNVSELVIGLTLVATGTSLPELASSLAASYQGERDIAVGNVVGSNIFNLLAVLALCAIVSPNGINVSPVALQFDFPFMIAVAIACLPVFFSESRISRPEGLLFIGYYVAYALYLFLKATDGAQLAIYSQFMATFVIPITVVVLIGTTIASARSNPPSQPHP; this is translated from the coding sequence ATGGACATCACCACAATTTTATTCTTGGTGGCGGGGCTAGCGCTGCTAGTCCTAGGAGCAGATTTGTTGGTGCGAGGTGCTGCCCGAATTGCCATCATGGCGGGCATTTCGCCGCTGGTCATTGGTTTAACCATTGTGGCTTATGGCACGAGTTCGCCGGAACTTGCCGTTAGCATTCAATCGAGTTTTGCGGGTGAAGCCGATATTGCTGTTGGCAATGTCATCGGTAGCAATCTGTTTAATATTTTGATGGTTCTCGGTCTTTCGTCGCTGGTTGCACCGCTTCCGGTTGCCCGTCAATTAATTCGTTTTGATGTCCCCTTCATGATTGGAGTATCAATTCTCACCTTCATCTTAGGGAGAGATGGCATTGTTAGTCGCTTAGATGGGACGATTCTATTTATTGGGGGCGTGGGTTATACCATTTATCTGATTTATAAGGGTTTGCAAGATGGCAATCCAGAAAGTCTAGACGAGTTCGATTTGCCTAGCGATGCCCAATCTGTGCCCCCTTTCCGAACCGGGATCGTCAATGTCGGTCTGATTTTAATCGGATTTGTTTTCTTGGTGCTTGGGGCGCATTGGTTAACGGAATCGGCGATCGCGATCGCCCGCGCCTTGAATGTCAGCGAGTTAGTGATTGGCTTAACCCTCGTCGCTACAGGAACCTCTTTGCCCGAACTTGCCTCTTCGCTGGCTGCTAGCTACCAAGGCGAACGCGATATTGCGGTGGGGAACGTGGTAGGCAGTAATATTTTTAATTTATTAGCCGTTTTAGCGCTCTGTGCCATTGTCTCGCCGAATGGAATTAATGTCTCGCCCGTTGCTCTGCAATTTGATTTTCCCTTTATGATTGCGGTGGCGATCGCCTGTTTGCCAGTCTTTTTTAGCGAAAGCCGCATTTCTCGACCAGAAGGATTATTATTTATTGGGTATTACGTTGCCTACGCGCTCTATCTGTTTCTCAAAGCCACCGATGGCGCTCAACTGGCAATTTACAGCCAGTTTATGGCAACCTTTGTCATCCCGATTACGGTTGTGGTGTTGATTGGCACGACGATTGCTTCAGCCAGAAGCAACCCACCTTCCCAACCTCACCCTTAG